A single genomic interval of Stieleria maiorica harbors:
- a CDS encoding DUF1549 domain-containing protein has product MSRNALKGGARFRLAPCLLGLAAIVCLAVTDSAATDSAARQSLRIDNVDGAAATKLVGIDARLQLIVSRSEPNGMTTDWTRRVDFSASPEGLVSIDSTGLVTPLADGTVTVSATADDGQNATATLDVSGTGHTQPVSFCGQVVPIFTKLGCNGGGCHGKIAGQNGFRLSLLGFEPHEDHKRLVAESRGRRVSLASPDRSLLLMKTINAMPHGGGARTDRDSHEYRVLRRWISQGMPYDQGEILAVQSIRCYPEVRRMAGDGEQQISVIATFSDGSVEDVTRAAVYESNDTQMAEVSATGLVRTGQLVGDVAVMARYQGHVTVFRAEIPLRIDAATEIADAGGSSAGQPANVVDRFVRKKLDSLGIPASPPSDDATFLRRVTLDLTGRIPTLDETNAFLADDAPDKRAGLVDRLLGSDDYAAFFARKWGVILRNRRTGGALQVSNMLFHHWLQEAFRVNKPYNQLVDELLTASGSLFSNPATAWLSQVTDQNERVEDISQLFLGQRIQCARCHHHPYEKWSQEDYARMSAFFSTISKKTQGTDVTFVTRIAAPSAKHPKTGQSVSPAGLDAEAVQADAATDPRRALSDWVTSPENPFFAKALVNRYWKHFLGRGLVEPEDDLRVTNPPSNPELMDALAAAFVESGYDLQSLVRLICNSDVYGASSDASGDNLIDRRSHSRYYPKRLQAETLLDSIDAVTGASTSFSGMPAGTRAVELPDTGFNSYFLSVFGQPDSKTACECERSSEANLAQSLHLLNSEQMQKKLTHDQGRAAAYAADASRAIEERIRELYLLAFSREPTDGELKSTLSYLGDRHDQKEPWEDLIWALVNSKEFLFNH; this is encoded by the coding sequence ATGAGTCGAAACGCATTGAAAGGCGGCGCAAGGTTTCGACTTGCGCCTTGTTTGTTAGGGCTCGCCGCGATCGTCTGCCTTGCCGTCACCGATTCCGCTGCCACCGATTCCGCCGCCCGGCAATCGCTCCGCATCGACAACGTCGACGGTGCCGCGGCGACGAAACTGGTCGGAATCGACGCGCGGCTGCAGCTGATCGTGTCACGATCCGAACCCAATGGCATGACCACCGATTGGACGCGGCGCGTGGATTTTTCTGCGTCACCGGAGGGCCTGGTTTCGATCGATTCGACGGGGCTGGTCACGCCGCTTGCCGATGGCACTGTCACGGTGTCGGCGACCGCCGATGACGGCCAGAACGCGACGGCAACGCTGGACGTTTCCGGCACCGGGCATACGCAACCGGTCAGCTTTTGCGGACAGGTCGTTCCGATCTTTACCAAGTTGGGCTGCAACGGCGGCGGTTGTCACGGAAAGATCGCCGGCCAAAACGGATTTCGACTTTCTTTGCTCGGGTTTGAACCACACGAAGATCACAAGCGGTTGGTTGCCGAGTCGCGCGGGCGTCGCGTTTCTCTGGCGTCGCCGGACCGAAGTTTACTGTTGATGAAAACGATCAATGCGATGCCGCACGGGGGCGGAGCGAGAACGGATCGCGATTCGCATGAGTACCGTGTGCTGCGTCGCTGGATTTCCCAGGGCATGCCGTATGACCAAGGTGAAATCTTGGCGGTTCAATCGATCCGCTGTTACCCCGAGGTCCGACGCATGGCCGGCGACGGCGAGCAACAGATCTCCGTGATCGCCACCTTCAGTGACGGTTCGGTCGAAGACGTCACCCGGGCGGCGGTTTACGAATCGAACGACACGCAGATGGCCGAAGTGAGCGCCACGGGGCTTGTTCGAACCGGCCAATTGGTCGGCGACGTCGCGGTGATGGCACGCTACCAGGGACATGTGACGGTGTTCCGCGCCGAGATCCCGTTGCGGATCGATGCGGCGACCGAAATCGCCGATGCCGGTGGTTCGTCGGCCGGCCAGCCCGCCAATGTTGTCGATCGATTCGTCCGCAAAAAACTCGATTCGCTGGGCATCCCCGCTTCGCCGCCGAGCGATGACGCGACGTTCTTGCGGCGTGTGACGCTGGACCTGACCGGTCGGATCCCGACGCTGGACGAGACAAACGCATTCCTCGCCGATGACGCGCCGGATAAACGCGCCGGCTTGGTCGATCGACTGCTAGGAAGCGACGATTATGCGGCGTTCTTCGCCCGCAAGTGGGGCGTGATCTTGCGCAACCGCCGCACCGGCGGGGCGTTGCAAGTGTCGAACATGCTGTTTCATCATTGGTTGCAAGAAGCGTTCCGCGTCAACAAACCTTACAACCAACTGGTCGACGAATTGTTGACCGCCAGCGGTTCGTTGTTCAGCAACCCGGCGACCGCATGGCTGTCGCAAGTGACCGACCAAAACGAACGCGTCGAAGACATCAGCCAGTTGTTCTTGGGCCAACGGATCCAATGCGCTCGCTGCCATCACCACCCTTATGAAAAGTGGAGCCAAGAAGACTACGCGCGGATGTCGGCGTTCTTCAGCACGATCTCCAAAAAGACTCAGGGCACCGATGTGACGTTTGTGACCCGCATCGCCGCCCCGTCGGCGAAGCATCCAAAGACGGGGCAATCGGTGTCACCCGCGGGGTTGGATGCCGAAGCGGTCCAAGCCGATGCCGCGACCGATCCTCGCCGGGCACTGAGCGATTGGGTGACCTCGCCTGAGAATCCGTTCTTTGCCAAAGCCCTGGTCAATCGCTACTGGAAACATTTTCTCGGCCGCGGTTTGGTCGAACCCGAAGACGACTTGCGCGTGACCAATCCGCCATCGAATCCTGAATTGATGGATGCGTTGGCAGCGGCCTTCGTCGAATCCGGCTATGACCTTCAATCGCTGGTCCGGTTGATCTGCAATTCCGACGTGTACGGTGCCTCCAGTGACGCGAGTGGAGACAACCTGATCGATCGCCGCAGCCACTCGCGGTACTACCCAAAGCGATTGCAAGCGGAAACGTTGCTCGATTCGATCGACGCCGTCACCGGTGCGTCGACCAGTTTTTCCGGCATGCCGGCCGGAACGCGGGCGGTGGAATTGCCGGACACGGGGTTCAATTCGTATTTCTTGTCCGTGTTTGGTCAACCCGATTCAAAGACCGCGTGCGAGTGCGAGCGGTCTTCGGAAGCCAACCTGGCTCAGAGTTTGCATCTGCTGAATTCCGAACAGATGCAGAAAAAGCTGACGCACGACCAGGGACGTGCCGCTGCGTATGCCGCCGACGCATCACGTGCAATCGAAGAGAGAATTCGAGAGCTGTATCTGCTGGCGTTCAGTCGCGAACCGACCGACGGAGAGCTGAAGTCGACGCTGAGCTATTTGGGGGATCGCCACGATCAAAAAGAGCCCTGGGAAGATCTCATATGGGCCCTCGTGAACTCCAAAGAGTTTCTGTTTAACCACTGA